A portion of the Anoxybacillus gonensis genome contains these proteins:
- a CDS encoding recombinase family protein — translation MIKAVIYARVSTAEQAEEGYSIEAQLENVRKKCQQEGREVVDEYIDRGVSGKSIEKRFALQKLIKDAKEGKFEEVWVWKTNRLARNHLDLLKIIDTLNRFNVGFKSCSEAFDTSTPTGKLLMNVLASIGEFERETIVENVKIGMKQRAKLGKWNGGQVLGYKTVKCYESDKTKLEVVEDEAKIVRHIYNLYAEGKGLKSITNYINQLGYKTKKGNLFSIAAVREILRNPIYVGKIRYNLRENWNEKRRKGINKNPIIVQGEHEPIITPELWEKVQKLYSQRSCKPIRNFSGSYPLTGLIKCPMCGSSMVAGRVKKKQKDGSYTLHRYYHCGAWRNKGIAACRSNGVRADVVEEIVFNKIKETLFNKTVLRDIVDHMNTKRKEVIKPLEDQLKHIDKALSGFENKKSKLFELYEDGVIGKDDLSERLKQISNSIESSLAEKEAIRKKLEQNNSQPISYELVSELMTKFSDILNKADHEKKKFILNLVIKKILLNPDKSVKSVVLHFNEKTKKFMFNDKEDESVNEDSSSFYFALELNMDC, via the coding sequence ATGATAAAAGCTGTCATTTATGCGAGGGTATCGACTGCTGAACAAGCAGAAGAAGGCTATTCAATCGAAGCACAACTTGAAAATGTTCGCAAAAAATGCCAGCAAGAAGGGAGAGAGGTAGTGGATGAATATATAGATAGAGGAGTAAGCGGAAAATCTATTGAAAAAAGGTTTGCCCTTCAAAAACTCATTAAGGATGCTAAAGAAGGTAAGTTTGAAGAAGTATGGGTATGGAAAACAAACCGCTTAGCCAGAAATCATTTAGATTTATTAAAGATTATTGATACACTTAATCGATTTAATGTAGGCTTTAAAAGTTGTTCGGAGGCTTTTGACACTTCAACGCCGACCGGAAAGCTGTTAATGAATGTATTAGCCTCAATCGGTGAGTTTGAGAGAGAAACGATTGTAGAGAACGTTAAAATCGGTATGAAACAAAGAGCTAAGCTTGGTAAGTGGAATGGTGGTCAGGTGCTGGGTTATAAAACCGTTAAATGTTATGAAAGCGATAAGACTAAGCTTGAAGTTGTTGAGGACGAAGCAAAAATTGTAAGACATATATACAATTTATATGCAGAGGGAAAAGGATTAAAGAGTATAACAAATTATATCAATCAGCTAGGCTATAAGACGAAAAAGGGTAACTTGTTCTCAATAGCAGCCGTTAGGGAAATATTAAGAAATCCCATTTATGTAGGTAAAATTAGGTATAACCTTCGGGAAAATTGGAATGAGAAACGAAGAAAAGGAATTAATAAAAACCCTATTATTGTTCAAGGAGAACATGAACCAATTATAACTCCGGAATTATGGGAAAAAGTTCAAAAACTTTACAGTCAGAGATCATGTAAACCAATTAGAAATTTTAGTGGATCGTATCCTTTAACCGGATTGATAAAATGCCCGATGTGTGGCTCTTCAATGGTAGCAGGTCGGGTTAAGAAAAAACAGAAAGACGGGAGCTATACCTTGCATAGATATTATCATTGTGGAGCATGGAGAAACAAGGGGATAGCCGCTTGTCGATCTAACGGTGTGAGAGCGGATGTAGTGGAAGAAATTGTTTTTAATAAAATAAAAGAAACGCTTTTCAACAAGACAGTTTTAAGAGATATAGTTGACCATATGAACACGAAGCGAAAGGAAGTCATAAAACCTTTAGAAGATCAGCTAAAGCATATCGATAAGGCTTTGTCTGGTTTTGAAAATAAAAAGAGTAAGTTGTTTGAGTTGTATGAAGATGGTGTTATCGGAAAAGATGATTTATCCGAAAGACTGAAGCAGATATCGAACAGCATAGAAAGTAGTTTAGCTGAAAAAGAAGCTATTAGGAAAAAGTTGGAACAAAACAATTCACAACCGATCAGCTACGAACTGGTTAGTGAACTCATGACTAAGTTTAGCGACATACTGAATAAAGCAGATCATGAAAAGAAAAAGTTTATTTTAAATCTGGTTATAAAGAAGATACTGTTGAATCCTGACAAAAGTGTAAAGTCTGTTGTATTACATTTTAACGAGAAAACAAAGAAATTCATGTTTAATGACAAAGAGGATGAATCTGTTAATGAGGATTCATCCTCTTTTTACTTTGCTTTGGAGCTAAACATGGACTGTTGA
- a CDS encoding DNA primase family protein, whose translation MSSNVIKIGRQIKNETLIDTNTIKLSNLPYNDVPSDYMREKEIDESYRKTLQELVENQSKKTNLENKNTNLPDFSYHSVSQNHVEERDVENNDNYIDILNHMEYGNIPEDFLINHRIQDVQYEIKSEEDNKKKFVNENKKQKSCNIDYEVYKQLLERYIFKCHEGMMYLYDEENGCFRELSDNKLRVIIRSKWPAGIEQLLNKRKVEDIIDRLKSNEEIQMNEDQFDKYTHLINFKNCVVDVLSGKILPHSPKYCFKSFINAQYDLNTSKGETFIKFIRQCTENNKHKMKLIQEILGYVISNYTTAKKFFVFIGQPHSGKSTLLDVLKEIVGKEYTTAIPIHQLGERFMKAKLFQAKLNISGEMTDGELKNLDTLKAITGNDDIIAENKGKDPFTFKCKAKLIFAGNHMPRLYKLDSTSAFFDRIIFVLFNNSVPEHERDYRLKEKLLAERDYIVVWAVQGLKRLIKNNFVFTECEESRRFKNQYIKEVNTVLDFIETRCILDVHDSKIRIHKRDLYEAYINYCKDNCVKALDKYEFFTEIKKFPVEARKFRYNGSTPLEGFIGISLKERFGKKEMSY comes from the coding sequence ATGAGTTCAAATGTAATAAAGATAGGAAGACAAATAAAAAATGAAACTCTTATTGACACAAATACCATTAAGTTATCTAATCTTCCATATAATGATGTACCTAGTGATTATATGAGAGAGAAGGAGATAGATGAAAGCTATAGAAAAACACTTCAGGAGCTCGTAGAAAATCAATCTAAAAAAACTAATTTGGAAAATAAAAATACAAATTTACCTGATTTCAGTTATCATTCTGTCTCACAAAATCATGTAGAAGAACGGGATGTTGAGAACAACGATAATTATATTGACATATTAAATCATATGGAATATGGTAACATCCCTGAAGACTTTTTGATTAATCACAGAATACAGGATGTACAATATGAAATTAAATCTGAAGAAGATAATAAAAAGAAATTTGTTAATGAGAATAAAAAACAGAAGTCTTGTAATATTGACTACGAAGTGTATAAACAGCTGTTAGAAAGATATATTTTTAAATGTCACGAAGGAATGATGTATCTATATGATGAAGAAAATGGATGTTTTAGAGAATTAAGTGATAATAAACTTAGAGTAATTATAAGAAGCAAGTGGCCAGCGGGCATAGAGCAACTGTTGAACAAGAGAAAAGTAGAAGACATAATAGATCGTTTAAAAAGTAATGAAGAAATCCAAATGAATGAGGATCAATTTGATAAGTATACTCACCTTATTAATTTTAAAAATTGTGTTGTTGATGTATTGAGTGGGAAAATTCTTCCCCACTCTCCTAAATATTGTTTTAAAAGCTTTATCAATGCTCAATATGACTTAAATACTTCTAAAGGAGAAACATTTATCAAATTTATTAGACAATGTACAGAAAATAATAAACACAAAATGAAATTAATACAAGAAATTTTAGGGTATGTAATATCAAACTATACTACTGCCAAGAAATTCTTTGTTTTTATTGGGCAACCTCATTCCGGTAAAAGTACATTATTGGATGTTTTAAAAGAAATAGTAGGTAAAGAATATACTACTGCTATTCCTATTCATCAATTGGGTGAGCGGTTTATGAAGGCAAAATTATTTCAAGCAAAACTGAATATTTCAGGGGAAATGACTGATGGAGAATTAAAAAATTTGGATACTTTAAAAGCGATAACTGGCAATGATGATATTATAGCAGAAAACAAAGGAAAAGACCCTTTTACCTTTAAATGTAAAGCAAAGCTAATCTTTGCAGGAAATCATATGCCGAGGCTGTACAAGTTAGATAGTACATCAGCTTTTTTTGATCGAATTATTTTTGTGCTCTTTAATAATTCTGTTCCTGAGCATGAGAGAGATTACCGATTAAAGGAAAAGTTACTTGCCGAAAGGGACTACATAGTGGTATGGGCAGTACAGGGATTAAAAAGATTAATAAAAAATAATTTTGTATTTACGGAATGTGAGGAATCAAGGAGATTTAAAAATCAATATATAAAAGAAGTGAATACGGTATTAGATTTTATAGAAACCCGTTGCATCTTAGATGTGCATGATAGCAAAATAAGAATCCACAAAAGGGATTTATATGAAGCATATATTAACTATTGTAAAGATAATTGTGTCAAAGCATTAGATAAATATGAGTTTTTTACTGAAATAAAGAAATTCCCAGTAGAGGCTCGCAAATTTCGATATAATGGTTCAACGCCTCTAGAGGGGTTTATAGGTATTTCTTTGAAGGAACGATTTGGAAAAAAAGAAATGAGTTATTAG